Part of the Choloepus didactylus isolate mChoDid1 chromosome 10, mChoDid1.pri, whole genome shotgun sequence genome is shown below.
CCAGGGCTTCCAGAGTTTGCTTTTGCATTTGACTTGCGTACAGCCCCGCGCAGTGCCTTGGGTGCCTCTCGACCCTTATCTTCTGGGTCTCAGTCTTCAGGTTTTCCCTAGCATGGCCTCAGCGGGGGTCACAGGTGGCTCTTCCACTGTTAGTGGGGCGAACTCACCTACCGCCCCCGACCAAATCGCAAGTTACCAACAGCTCCCATTCCGCTGCCGGCACCATCGGTGTGAATATTCGCAGGCACCGCGGTCGTTTGCGGACTTCTTCACGAGccacttctcatcagaaaaccCTGAAGAGTTGACACCTAGGAACTCACACGTCACTCCTAACTCTTGCTGGAAATTTATGCACCCCACCCCTCTGCGTCTGCCTTCACGGTGAGTGTCTAGGGCTGAACCCAGCAAAAACATTTATGAACTTATTCCTGGTCTGCTTCTCCTAGCCCAGGAAGGCTTGCAGGCTTTCCGCTACTCCACGTTTGCAGCCTTCATTGAACTACGTGGGGGAGGGGAAcggggaaatgaaagaaaagtcgTCGTGGGTGGCCGGGTACGCCCGCCGTCAATCCCCTGCAGCCGCATGTAAGTACCGGACAATGTCGCAGTGGCCGCTCTCCTCAGCCAGGTCCACGGGCAGGCGGCCCCAGGCGTCGCGCACGTCGAGCCGCGCCCCGGCCCTGTGCAGCGCCAGCAGCGTGTCCAGGAAGCCCTCCCGGGCGGCGTCGTGCACCGGTCGGGTGAGGGTGACGGGGTCGGCGCAGTTGGGCTCCGCGCCGTGGAGCAGCAGCAGCTCGGCCACGCGGGCGCTGCCCATCATCATGACCTGCGCGGGGAGAGCAGAGACGTCAGGGCGGCAGGCGCGGGGAGGGGAGGTGCGGGTGCAGCGAGATAAAGAGTGGGAGCTAGTCTCCGGAGTGGGGAGTGGGTTGGGGTCATTTTAAAGAAATAGCTGTTTATGAAATATCCCTCAATGCAGAGGCACGTACAAGCCTCAGGTGTCTGGTTACTTCCCTCCTTATGCTACTTACTCAGCACAGATTGAATTCCATTGTCTCCAAACGTGCGGAGACAAGAAAGAGCTGACGACAAAGTGCTTATTGTCCAATAGGAAAAAGAGATTCTTGATTTCCACTGGAACATGGAAATCCATTTGGTTAAATGATTTATGGGTAATAGTTacgttttaaaatcttttaaaatcttgaaTTATTTCCCTTGATCTCGCCTCCCTCATAGTCCAGGTCTAAAAATATTTGTCAACTGATATTTTTTAGAAGTTGAAGTACTTCTTTAAGGGGAGAAAATAAGAAACTAAGTTTTTAAAGAGCTTATATGTTTGGTTCTCATAGCAAATCCCTGGTGGAAGGCTTCTGACTGTACTCATAAACGCATTATAGTCTGATAATTTGAGCCAGAGTTGGAGATAGAGGGGAAAACAAAATCAGGTTATGCACAGTCttataatatgaaaataagtgactgttttaaataaacatttaaccatttttaatggTGCTAATATTATAAATAACTGCTAAAGTTTAGGGTGTAATATATTCAATGCAACATAAAGTAAACACTGTTTACATTGTACAATTTTGCTaggattttataattttaaattataaagattTTGCTATATATAAAAAAGCTTGAATTTAAGCAATCAAGTTTGAACAACATataactcagaagaaaatgttttggaggaGTAATCCTATAGCATCCAGTTGTGTACATGTACGttatgtatacatttattttaagtgAACAATAAAGCAATTTTTGATAACTAGATGTCTAAAATGGAGATGTTTATTCTTGTGGGTTTATATGATTTAAAAGGTGCCATGTAATTAAGACAATAGActtctagtttattttttaaaatttgtttcatgAATACTAGAAACATCCATTTCCTCCCTTGAAAACCATGATATAATTCATCATTTCTATTGGTGATGTAAAGGGAATTTTAAATATAGCAAAGAAGAGAATAAAGTGATTCTTAATACCTCAGAAAATGGTGATTAAAACTATAAATAAGAAAACTTGTTTTACAATGACTAATGTATTTGAAGTCTTTAAGAATCACTTTACATTATTTTTGTTGCCTTTAAACTATCCTTCATTTGTTATACCACTTTTCCAAGAATTGCCATGTATTCAAAAGGAATgaacatgttttctttaaaaaatacagaattaatAAAGTTTCTTAATAATAACTTAGTTCTGGAAGGTAATGGTGAACTGAATACTAAATATGAACCATAATATTCCAACAGTAAAGCACAAAAGCACCAACttagattttaaagaaaatgtcaaatatCAGTACtaattaaagtaaaattaataGTTAAACATATTgaacaaatgtattttaataattaagaGGCTGTTTATGAAGACACTTTGCCACTTAAAAAGGACCTAACAATTGTTGCTTGTAATCCAAGCATTCAGTATGataattaaacaacacatttatggaagcatattttttttatgtaatatttaagAGATTCTgctaatatgaaataaaattaagtactGTGGATGAGGACTCCTTTGTCATTCCTTTGTATTCAGTTCACCTCTATGAGGAACGTAaacaaaggatttttttaaatagcaatttaaaagtaaatagtGAAATTGTTTTTCATGTATTCTGATTTTGTAGAAATCCTTAAATCCGATCCAGACCGTGGAACTTGTAATTTACATAGCTTTGTCGTTGAAGGTAGACTGACAAAAGAGTCCTCCTCGCCAATGAACTCCGTTTCCTTTCCCCCCTTTTCTTCCCCATTGAATCTATCCCTTCCATCTTTGATCACGAGATGGCAGAGGAAATATTGTAGATAGTTTTTCCACCATTAGAAAGAAAACCAAACTGAAGTAGTGGATTTTTCAGTCcctttctttaggatttttgctGGATGAAAACTTGCTTTACGCTGGGGTTTCACACCTCTACCCAGAAACCCAGTTGCGCAGAGTCTCCATCCGCGGAGAACTCGGTTCCAATCCCGGCCCGCCGACACCGCGCCCCGCGCTCGAGCGCCCCCTGCCGGCAAGGTCCAGGGGCCCCAGGTACCTGAATCGGGCGCCTCCCGTAGCAGTTGACTCCATTGGGATCTGCGCCGGCTTCCAGGAGGTGCCGCACGGTCTCCACTTGCCCCCTCGCAGCGGCGTTGGCCAG
Proteins encoded:
- the CDKN2B gene encoding cyclin-dependent kinase 4 inhibitor B, whose product is MREEDKGMLGGDGDDVGLANAAARGQVETVRHLLEAGADPNGVNCYGRRPIQVMMMGSARVAELLLLHGAEPNCADPVTLTRPVHDAAREGFLDTLLALHRAGARLDVRDAWGRLPVDLAEESGHCDIVRYLHAAAGD